One window of the Granulicella arctica genome contains the following:
- a CDS encoding undecaprenyl-diphosphate phosphatase, protein MPSLLQIIILAIVQGLAELLPVSSSAHVVVAEKLMRLDPSMPVLDPSSPAMTLLLVMLHTGTMFAVIAYFWKQWKFTYFKDALSFKRFAIRAAWATILTGLIGYPISKIIEKTVFRDAPKAQIEDLFSHLEWIAPALLAAGILIVIAGLMERRRMGDFKSVSGDGVTMRQAGWIGFIQGLCLPFRGFSRSGATISTGMLAGSSKERAERFSFALAVILTPPVVLRETLRLVKAVHGSPTGAAEIHAAFLTSLLGMVFAFLAGLVALKWLSSWLESGRWYLFGIYCIAASGFVFYLHTAGY, encoded by the coding sequence ATGCCTAGTTTATTGCAGATTATTATCCTTGCGATTGTGCAAGGCCTGGCCGAGTTGCTTCCTGTATCCAGTTCGGCGCACGTGGTCGTTGCCGAGAAGCTGATGCGCCTTGATCCGTCCATGCCGGTCCTCGATCCGTCCTCCCCTGCAATGACTCTCCTGCTGGTGATGCTGCACACCGGAACCATGTTCGCGGTGATTGCCTACTTCTGGAAGCAGTGGAAGTTTACGTATTTCAAGGACGCGCTCTCTTTTAAGCGGTTTGCCATCCGGGCGGCGTGGGCCACCATTTTGACAGGATTGATCGGATACCCGATCAGCAAGATCATCGAGAAGACGGTCTTTCGGGACGCTCCAAAGGCGCAAATTGAAGATCTGTTTAGCCATCTTGAGTGGATCGCACCCGCACTGCTTGCAGCAGGCATCCTGATTGTGATTGCCGGACTGATGGAACGGCGACGCATGGGAGACTTCAAGTCAGTGTCCGGCGATGGCGTGACGATGCGTCAGGCCGGTTGGATCGGCTTCATCCAGGGTCTCTGCCTGCCGTTTCGGGGTTTTTCGCGATCAGGCGCTACGATCTCTACAGGAATGCTTGCCGGCTCGAGTAAAGAGCGCGCCGAGCGGTTCAGCTTTGCTTTGGCAGTTATCCTGACACCGCCAGTGGTTTTGCGCGAGACTCTTCGGCTGGTTAAGGCTGTGCACGGATCGCCAACCGGAGCAGCAGAGATTCATGCAGCCTTCCTGACCAGCCTGCTCGGCATGGTCTTCGCGTTCCTTGCCGGCCTCGTGGCACTGAAGTGGTTGAGCAGTTGGCTGGAATCGGGACGCTGGTATCTGTTCGGCATCTATTGCATCGCTGCCTCGGGCTTTGTCTTCTACCTGCACACAGCAGGTTACTAA
- a CDS encoding SH3 domain-containing protein encodes MQCFLRTSLAGSLAVTMAFVAPAVGQRSKQDKTAGYDRAARATVLHEANVYISPDADAQKISLVTPGHEVVVIERNGPWIRVFANTDVEEKADDADKTDFGEEDNVTPASGWIRDKGVVGPTTKGGDAILYGAAATLEEQASEPHAPKGAAGQAHLLYRRVADYFPDSSIAPEAAWRSADVRWQLEKRDVSTLPSAKEQEAFLRPAIYDGEMKKVIKTYPGTKFAAMAAFKLIDNKLCGDWQGLPKCPEMESGLYEKYAQQFPDGPMTAEALYDAVYRQGVLVTMYTVEENKKRADNAAAHTQALAEQLRAKYPASDYSARGASLAYRVAQGISVYGNDRD; translated from the coding sequence ATGCAATGTTTTCTTAGGACAAGCCTGGCCGGTTCGCTGGCGGTGACGATGGCCTTTGTAGCACCTGCTGTGGGCCAGCGAAGTAAGCAGGACAAGACCGCAGGCTACGACCGAGCAGCGCGAGCGACCGTGCTGCATGAGGCAAATGTTTACATATCGCCTGATGCCGATGCGCAGAAGATTTCACTCGTGACGCCGGGGCACGAGGTGGTCGTGATCGAGCGCAACGGGCCATGGATACGAGTCTTCGCGAATACGGACGTCGAAGAAAAGGCGGATGACGCGGATAAGACTGACTTCGGTGAGGAAGACAATGTGACCCCAGCCTCAGGCTGGATCCGCGACAAGGGCGTCGTAGGTCCCACGACGAAGGGCGGCGACGCTATCCTCTACGGTGCCGCCGCAACGCTTGAGGAGCAGGCATCGGAACCCCACGCGCCCAAGGGAGCCGCCGGACAGGCTCATCTGCTCTACCGTCGGGTGGCCGACTACTTTCCCGATTCCTCTATCGCGCCCGAAGCGGCCTGGCGATCCGCCGATGTGCGCTGGCAGCTTGAGAAACGCGATGTAAGCACGCTTCCCTCGGCGAAGGAGCAGGAAGCATTTCTAAGGCCCGCGATTTATGACGGGGAGATGAAAAAGGTCATCAAGACCTATCCCGGAACTAAGTTTGCCGCGATGGCAGCGTTCAAGCTGATTGACAACAAGCTCTGCGGCGACTGGCAGGGACTGCCTAAGTGTCCGGAGATGGAGTCTGGACTCTACGAAAAGTACGCGCAGCAGTTCCCCGATGGTCCAATGACGGCCGAGGCGCTCTATGACGCAGTCTACCGACAGGGCGTACTGGTGACGATGTACACAGTGGAAGAGAACAAGAAGCGTGCCGACAACGCTGCTGCGCACACGCAGGCACTGGCTGAACAGCTTCGAGCAAAGTACCCGGCGTCCGACTACAGCGCTCGGGGGGCCAGCCTCGCCTACAGGGTCGCTCAGGGCATTTCCGTCTACGGAAATGATCGCGACTAA
- a CDS encoding threonine ammonia-lyase, which produces MSEFVTLEEIRAAHQRVAGVAVRTPLYRVSRARLRMANVPEPEFDLYIKAESEQPIGSFKLRGAYNMVSQLTPDALTRGVITYSSGNHAQGVAYAARALGAKAVIVMPENAPEIKKIATAALGAEIVMVGPASSERKLKAEELAAKFGYTMIPPYDHPQIIAGQGTCGLEIVEQLPGVDLVLSPVSGGGLLSGTATAVKLASPETQVWGAEPELAADAKESFYSKTLVEWPAAKTTRTIGDGLRTQSLGPLNFEHVLRYVDGILTVTEEEIFAAMRIMLTVTKLVPEPSGAVTLAAALFHAAELPKARKVAVILSGGNLEPALKEQLEAEMATAG; this is translated from the coding sequence ATGAGTGAATTTGTAACGTTAGAGGAGATAAGGGCGGCGCATCAGCGCGTTGCAGGTGTGGCCGTGAGGACGCCTCTGTATCGGGTGTCGCGGGCACGTCTGCGAATGGCGAATGTGCCGGAGCCTGAGTTCGACCTGTACATCAAGGCTGAAAGCGAGCAGCCAATCGGAAGCTTCAAACTCCGTGGCGCCTACAACATGGTCTCGCAACTGACGCCGGATGCGCTGACGCGCGGAGTGATCACATACTCAAGTGGCAACCATGCACAGGGTGTAGCGTACGCGGCGCGCGCGTTGGGGGCAAAGGCAGTGATCGTGATGCCAGAGAACGCACCGGAGATCAAGAAGATCGCCACGGCTGCCCTGGGAGCAGAGATCGTGATGGTTGGTCCCGCTTCGTCTGAAAGGAAGTTGAAAGCTGAGGAGTTGGCTGCAAAGTTCGGGTACACCATGATTCCGCCCTATGACCATCCGCAGATCATTGCCGGGCAGGGTACCTGCGGGCTGGAGATCGTGGAGCAGCTTCCGGGTGTGGACCTGGTGCTCTCGCCGGTGAGCGGCGGCGGTTTGCTAAGTGGCACCGCAACGGCAGTGAAACTCGCCTCACCTGAGACGCAGGTCTGGGGTGCAGAGCCGGAGTTGGCGGCAGACGCGAAGGAGAGCTTCTACTCCAAGACGCTGGTCGAATGGCCCGCGGCAAAAACGACTCGCACGATCGGGGATGGTCTGCGAACGCAGAGCCTCGGTCCGCTCAACTTCGAACACGTCCTGCGCTACGTAGATGGCATTCTGACCGTGACAGAGGAGGAGATCTTCGCCGCCATGCGCATCATGCTTACCGTCACAAAGCTCGTTCCGGAACCAAGCGGCGCAGTAACACTGGCAGCTGCGCTCTTTCACGCGGCCGAACTGCCGAAGGCGCGGAAGGTCGCGGTCATCCTGAGTGGCGGAAACCTTGAGCCTGCATTGAAGGAGCAGCTTGAGGCAGAGATGGCAACCGCTGGTTGA
- a CDS encoding alpha/beta hydrolase, translating to MTTRRGVFWLLLVAGPLVLCVAAWPFALAHLQATAVLKLVSQQPVPWLVGEAVAEPIATEDISLDTAAGKVRGRLYLPINKPNAPAMIVLHGVHYLGIDEPRLESFAAAMASCGLRVLTPELPEIKDYRIDAGSIRMIGESTKWFAGKTGGPVGVMGLSFSGGLALLAAADPVYRPDFKFVFAVGAQDAMGHVANYYLTGKEQRPDGSFESLTPHEYGALVLEYEHLDDFVPSEDVDAVRKVLRQHLYEDKAAEDAALAVLTSQQTGEAKQLMDSNSPVTRAMLAKANALHIEDMAGLSPAGRLKTMTTPVYLLHGEADNIIPAAETLWMASELPGSTLKAVLVSPVLSHLDFEAAQPGLWDEWRLVHFMALVMHAAEQR from the coding sequence ATGACAACCAGGCGGGGCGTCTTCTGGCTGCTCCTTGTTGCCGGTCCGCTCGTTCTTTGTGTGGCAGCATGGCCTTTTGCGCTGGCTCACCTGCAGGCTACTGCCGTGCTGAAGCTGGTGAGCCAGCAGCCTGTGCCGTGGCTGGTTGGCGAGGCGGTCGCTGAGCCAATTGCGACGGAGGACATCAGCCTCGATACAGCGGCCGGCAAGGTCCGGGGACGACTTTATCTGCCCATAAACAAACCCAATGCTCCGGCGATGATCGTGCTGCACGGTGTTCATTACCTCGGCATCGACGAACCGCGACTGGAGAGCTTCGCTGCAGCCATGGCGAGTTGTGGTCTCCGCGTGCTGACGCCGGAGCTGCCGGAGATCAAGGACTATCGCATCGATGCAGGGTCAATCCGCATGATCGGCGAGTCAACAAAATGGTTCGCAGGGAAGACGGGCGGACCGGTAGGCGTGATGGGGTTGAGCTTCTCGGGCGGGTTGGCGCTCTTGGCTGCTGCAGACCCGGTGTATCGGCCAGACTTTAAGTTCGTCTTCGCGGTGGGCGCACAGGACGCGATGGGCCATGTGGCCAACTATTACCTGACAGGCAAAGAGCAGCGGCCGGACGGCAGCTTCGAATCTCTGACGCCGCATGAATATGGCGCTCTGGTGCTGGAGTATGAGCACCTCGATGACTTTGTTCCCTCGGAAGATGTCGATGCGGTCCGCAAGGTGCTTCGTCAGCATTTATACGAAGACAAAGCCGCGGAGGATGCTGCTTTAGCCGTCCTGACGTCTCAGCAGACAGGTGAAGCGAAACAGCTTATGGATTCAAACTCTCCGGTGACCCGCGCGATGCTGGCGAAGGCGAATGCGCTGCATATCGAAGATATGGCCGGGCTCTCCCCGGCAGGCCGACTGAAGACGATGACGACGCCGGTCTACCTCCTTCATGGCGAAGCAGATAACATCATTCCAGCGGCGGAGACGTTGTGGATGGCGAGCGAACTCCCCGGATCGACTCTAAAGGCAGTGCTGGTGAGTCCTGTGCTGTCGCATCTGGATTTTGAAGCGGCTCAGCCGGGCTTGTGGGACGAGTGGCGATTGGTCCACTTTATGGCGCTTGTGATGCACGCGGCAGAGCAGAGATGA
- a CDS encoding DUF6895 family protein, with product MKGLPAMRNSRISSIRTLNAEPLWDEDDLLQRLCHSLDFAEQAIRQLSANDSTGDDSTQCGTIVPEKVIAETALLLLAASNVSSYAAVGPRVLRVASLLVPHARSQRMLRGICLQPSLAFDYAVGHVCLKRLGFYDGDFDAMLDLSVAAQASDGREREPHRVLEQEWLKQSWLYPEGLPRLRSHGAGATSALSRTIDLLHGTREDVSCFTHALMYMRDFNLFPRSLPRSREELLAEAEGMLARCLDEQDYSLAAEVLLAWPLTGEEWSPAAIFAFRVLCRVQCDGGFQPSDANTYFHPNSYRTIYAMGMLCAGVLAPGRRPPLTIPKVVVRAGAFGDVFECFDPDDRKAHWQTTLGDLEPAERESLTDFLLSIALHREFGKKDFGAVQRLLAVGNALNLSPTPVATQATEMMVRITQFAEILSYSVPLPACDVVEEEYA from the coding sequence ATGAAAGGTTTGCCAGCGATGAGAAACTCCAGGATTTCCTCCATACGCACCTTGAACGCCGAGCCACTCTGGGATGAAGACGATCTGCTGCAGCGGCTTTGCCATAGCCTCGACTTCGCTGAGCAAGCCATTCGGCAACTGTCGGCGAACGATTCCACCGGCGACGACTCCACCCAATGCGGCACCATTGTTCCCGAAAAGGTCATCGCAGAGACAGCGCTGCTGCTCCTTGCGGCCTCAAATGTCTCGAGCTATGCCGCTGTCGGTCCGCGTGTGCTCCGGGTAGCAAGTCTGCTCGTGCCGCACGCACGGAGTCAGCGCATGCTGCGCGGAATCTGCCTTCAGCCGTCGCTCGCCTTCGACTACGCCGTTGGTCACGTCTGTCTGAAGCGCCTCGGCTTCTACGATGGGGACTTCGACGCCATGCTCGACCTCAGCGTAGCCGCCCAGGCAAGTGATGGCCGTGAGCGCGAGCCGCACCGTGTACTCGAACAGGAGTGGCTCAAGCAGAGCTGGCTCTATCCAGAAGGTCTGCCTCGCCTCCGCAGCCACGGCGCAGGAGCTACCTCCGCACTTAGTCGCACCATCGATCTTCTCCATGGCACACGCGAGGATGTCTCCTGCTTTACACACGCCCTGATGTACATGCGAGACTTCAATCTTTTCCCCCGCAGTCTCCCACGCAGCCGCGAGGAACTCCTGGCCGAGGCGGAAGGCATGTTGGCGCGTTGCCTGGATGAGCAGGATTACAGTCTCGCCGCCGAGGTGCTACTCGCCTGGCCGCTCACTGGCGAAGAGTGGAGTCCTGCCGCCATCTTTGCCTTTCGTGTCCTCTGCCGCGTTCAGTGTGACGGAGGTTTTCAACCCTCTGACGCGAACACTTACTTTCACCCGAACAGCTACCGCACGATCTACGCAATGGGCATGCTTTGCGCAGGAGTGCTCGCACCAGGCCGCCGCCCACCTCTGACGATCCCAAAGGTTGTTGTACGCGCAGGCGCATTTGGAGACGTCTTCGAGTGCTTCGATCCAGACGATCGCAAGGCACATTGGCAGACTACCCTGGGCGACCTCGAGCCTGCGGAACGTGAGTCACTGACAGACTTTTTGCTATCCATCGCACTGCATCGCGAGTTCGGGAAGAAAGACTTTGGCGCGGTACAGCGATTGCTCGCCGTTGGTAACGCTCTCAATCTCTCCCCTACACCGGTCGCCACCCAGGCTACGGAGATGATGGTCCGAATCACTCAGTTCGCTGAGATTCTCTCCTACAGCGTTCCCCTGCCCGCCTGCGATGTGGTCGAGGAAGAATACGCCTGA
- a CDS encoding ribonuclease J, with the protein MAQDKLRMIPLGGLGEFGMNCMALRWQDDIIVIDAGLMFPEEELLGVDIVVPDISYLTENRSKVKAILLTHGHEDHIGGLPWILSELNVPVYGTEFTLAYVEGKLEEHRLLDDAELIEMLPGKRFTLGPFSVMPIRVTHSLVDCVALAIHTPVGVVLHTGDFKVDLSPPDGKPFDLHAFAELGKQGVLALLQDSTNVDRSGYTPSERAVRPRLDEIFAQTKKKLFFSCFSSSIHRIRLAMELAHTHGRKVAIIGRSLDNSTEIAQDLGYLDLPQGLVINPGQIRDLPPNKVCIMITGTQGEPMSALSRAAVNNHKFAHIDAGDTVLLSSRVIPGNEKGIYRMIDHLERRDAKVIHDDGNSGLIHVSGHGSQEELRLMINLVRPKFFIPVHGDYRHLKRHAELAAGMGIVEKAILLEDGDILEFDKTSAVKNGKVTVGRVCIDSGGSSTDVVEDLVIRDRKNLSEDGIILPIIAINKNTGKVENPPEIVMRGMAIGDQAMIAEAKQVVLRTLDSSSPEEKKDYGVIKEKIRNDLKRYIQKSTSRRPLIMPVILEI; encoded by the coding sequence ATGGCACAAGATAAATTACGCATGATACCGCTGGGGGGCCTTGGCGAGTTCGGTATGAACTGCATGGCGCTCCGCTGGCAAGACGACATTATTGTTATCGACGCTGGTCTGATGTTCCCCGAAGAAGAGCTGCTGGGCGTCGACATTGTCGTTCCGGATATCAGCTATCTCACAGAAAACCGCTCGAAGGTCAAGGCAATCCTGCTGACCCACGGACATGAGGATCACATCGGCGGTCTGCCGTGGATTCTGTCCGAGTTGAATGTACCCGTTTATGGGACCGAATTTACGCTGGCGTATGTTGAAGGCAAGCTCGAAGAGCATCGCCTGTTGGACGATGCCGAGCTTATCGAAATGTTGCCGGGCAAGAGATTTACGCTCGGACCCTTCTCGGTCATGCCGATCCGCGTGACACACTCCCTTGTCGACTGCGTTGCATTGGCGATTCATACGCCGGTCGGTGTGGTGCTGCATACAGGCGACTTTAAGGTTGATCTCTCGCCACCGGATGGCAAGCCCTTCGACTTGCACGCGTTCGCAGAGCTCGGCAAACAGGGTGTTCTGGCATTGCTGCAGGATTCCACCAACGTCGATCGCAGTGGATATACGCCAAGCGAACGAGCAGTACGACCGCGGCTGGATGAGATCTTCGCGCAGACCAAGAAGAAGCTGTTTTTTAGCTGCTTCTCGTCGTCGATCCATCGTATTCGTCTCGCCATGGAGCTTGCCCACACACATGGCCGTAAGGTTGCAATTATTGGGCGTTCGCTCGACAACTCGACCGAGATCGCACAGGACCTCGGCTATCTGGATCTACCACAGGGCCTCGTCATCAACCCGGGCCAGATTCGCGACCTGCCGCCGAACAAAGTCTGCATCATGATCACAGGCACGCAGGGCGAGCCGATGAGCGCGCTGAGCCGGGCTGCTGTAAACAACCACAAGTTCGCGCACATCGACGCGGGCGACACGGTGTTGCTGAGTTCACGCGTCATTCCGGGCAACGAAAAGGGTATCTACCGGATGATCGATCACCTCGAACGGCGCGATGCCAAGGTGATCCACGACGACGGCAACTCCGGCCTGATTCATGTCAGCGGCCATGGCAGCCAGGAAGAGCTGAGGCTGATGATTAATCTCGTCAGGCCGAAGTTCTTTATTCCTGTCCACGGTGATTATCGCCACCTCAAGCGTCACGCTGAATTGGCTGCAGGCATGGGCATCGTCGAAAAGGCGATTCTGCTCGAAGATGGCGACATTCTTGAGTTCGACAAAACATCGGCCGTAAAGAATGGCAAGGTAACGGTAGGTCGGGTGTGCATCGATTCAGGTGGCTCCTCGACCGATGTAGTGGAAGACCTCGTCATCCGCGACCGCAAAAACCTGAGTGAAGACGGCATTATTCTGCCGATCATTGCGATTAACAAGAACACGGGCAAGGTGGAGAACCCGCCCGAGATCGTGATGCGCGGTATGGCGATCGGCGACCAGGCGATGATCGCGGAGGCAAAGCAGGTTGTGCTGCGAACCCTCGATAGCTCCAGCCCCGAAGAGAAGAAGGACTATGGGGTCATCAAGGAGAAGATCCGCAACGACCTGAAGCGCTACATCCAGAAGAGCACCAGTCGCCGGCCTCTGATCATGCCAGTGATTCTGGAGATCTGA
- a CDS encoding TMEM175 family protein, whose protein sequence is MAPSSHALIGPDGFQLRGTAMSRVDGFSDVVFGFALTLLVVSLEVPKTYGELHELIHGFLPFAVSFTLLLTVWYAHYFFFRRYGLHDVGTIVLNAMLLFVVLFYVYPLKFMFGLFIGQVAGYVDANQLKPHEGTELMVVYGLGFTVIYLLFFALYWNGWRQREELELTPLERKLTKIYMADHLTMVAIGLLSCLLAVVLPLGEAGNAGWVYLLIGVSKWFYGYYGGRTTRSFSSI, encoded by the coding sequence ATGGCCCCTTCCTCTCACGCTCTGATCGGCCCCGATGGATTTCAACTGCGCGGCACGGCGATGTCGCGCGTCGATGGGTTCAGCGATGTAGTCTTCGGCTTCGCACTGACACTGCTGGTGGTCTCGCTTGAAGTACCCAAGACGTATGGCGAACTGCACGAGCTGATCCATGGGTTCCTACCGTTTGCTGTCAGCTTCACACTTCTGCTGACCGTCTGGTACGCCCACTATTTCTTTTTTCGGCGATATGGGCTGCACGACGTTGGCACCATTGTGCTGAACGCGATGCTGCTCTTCGTTGTGCTGTTCTATGTTTATCCGCTCAAGTTCATGTTCGGCCTATTTATCGGGCAGGTCGCGGGCTACGTCGATGCCAACCAGCTGAAGCCTCATGAGGGTACCGAGCTAATGGTGGTCTACGGCCTCGGCTTTACGGTCATCTACTTGCTCTTTTTCGCCCTCTACTGGAATGGGTGGCGGCAGCGGGAGGAACTGGAACTGACACCGCTCGAGCGTAAGCTAACGAAGATCTACATGGCAGACCACCTGACAATGGTCGCGATCGGCCTGCTCTCCTGCCTGCTGGCTGTTGTGTTGCCATTGGGCGAGGCGGGCAACGCAGGATGGGTCTATCTCCTAATCGGGGTCTCGAAGTGGTTTTACGGCTACTACGGAGGACGAACCACAAGGTCCTTTTCCAGCATCTAA
- a CDS encoding 2,3,4,5-tetrahydropyridine-2,6-dicarboxylate N-succinyltransferase, translated as MNGTLELEAAIEHWFAQGAAAVGNVEAETAFFALRDQLEAGTLRAAEPDAALPLGWRVNAWVKRGILLGFRLGSMVEMGAPGGLSFVDKATFPARHFTPADGVRVVAGGSAVRRGAFVAKGVICAPPMYINTGSYVDEGTMVDSHALVGSCAQIGKRVHLSAAAQVGGVLEPVNASPVIIEDDCLIGGNTGVYEGTVVRRRAVLAAGTVLTRGTPVYDLVTGEVHKASGDSPLIIPEGAVVVPGSRAIKSGKGLEWGLSVATPIIVKYRDEKTELSLALEDLLR; from the coding sequence TTGAACGGGACTTTGGAGTTAGAGGCGGCGATCGAGCATTGGTTTGCGCAGGGTGCAGCGGCAGTTGGCAACGTCGAGGCGGAGACGGCGTTCTTTGCGCTACGTGACCAGCTAGAAGCTGGAACGCTACGGGCAGCTGAACCGGATGCTGCACTGCCGTTGGGATGGCGCGTCAATGCCTGGGTGAAGCGCGGCATCCTGCTGGGCTTTCGGCTTGGCTCGATGGTCGAGATGGGCGCGCCGGGCGGTCTGTCGTTCGTGGATAAGGCGACGTTTCCCGCAAGGCACTTTACTCCGGCAGATGGAGTGCGAGTTGTCGCCGGCGGCTCAGCTGTTCGAAGAGGAGCTTTTGTGGCTAAGGGCGTGATCTGCGCACCCCCGATGTATATCAACACGGGATCGTACGTGGATGAAGGCACGATGGTGGATTCGCATGCGCTCGTGGGGAGCTGTGCGCAGATCGGGAAGCGCGTGCACCTGAGCGCAGCCGCACAGGTCGGCGGCGTGTTGGAGCCGGTGAACGCTTCGCCGGTGATTATCGAAGACGACTGCCTGATCGGCGGCAACACAGGCGTCTACGAAGGGACGGTCGTCCGTCGGCGAGCGGTGCTGGCGGCGGGAACAGTGTTAACGCGCGGCACCCCGGTCTACGATCTGGTGACGGGTGAAGTCCATAAGGCCTCGGGCGACTCCCCTCTCATTATCCCTGAGGGCGCTGTCGTGGTGCCGGGGTCGCGGGCCATCAAGAGCGGCAAGGGTCTGGAATGGGGCCTGAGCGTGGCGACGCCGATCATCGTGAAGTATCGCGACGAGAAGACGGAGCTTTCGCTGGCGCTCGAAGACCTGCTGCGATAG
- the dapA gene encoding 4-hydroxy-tetrahydrodipicolinate synthase: protein MDLSGCGTALVTPFRRDGSVDEPALHALVNWQIEQGIDFLVPCGTTGEASALTEAEWLRTVECVVGAAAGRVPVIAGCTHNATHEAVVRAQKLAEVHGLSGILTANPYYNRPGQEGQYRHFKAIADAVSLPVVLYNIPSRTGANLEPATVLRLAEIPNIIGIKESSGNLGQITELLTTAPRSFKVFCGDDGLTLPVLALGGAGLISVASNVIPNEMAAMVRAALDEDYRSARRINRQFFRLMQAHFWEASPGPVKAVLAMIGKGEDVLRLPMVPVTGETRRRLERLMGELGLLVGLPSAGEDLRMY, encoded by the coding sequence ATGGATTTGAGTGGATGTGGAACGGCGCTGGTAACTCCCTTTCGCAGGGATGGCAGCGTCGATGAACCGGCATTGCATGCGCTGGTGAACTGGCAGATCGAACAGGGTATTGATTTCCTGGTTCCCTGCGGAACTACAGGCGAGGCCTCGGCGCTGACCGAGGCGGAGTGGCTGCGAACGGTCGAGTGCGTTGTAGGCGCGGCTGCAGGACGTGTCCCGGTCATCGCAGGATGCACGCACAACGCGACCCACGAGGCCGTGGTGCGGGCGCAAAAGCTTGCCGAAGTACACGGTCTTTCCGGCATCCTTACCGCTAATCCGTACTACAACCGGCCGGGGCAGGAGGGCCAGTATCGCCACTTCAAGGCTATCGCCGACGCGGTTTCACTGCCCGTAGTGCTCTACAACATTCCATCGCGGACGGGAGCAAATCTTGAGCCGGCGACGGTGCTGCGATTGGCAGAGATTCCAAACATTATCGGGATTAAAGAGTCGAGCGGAAATCTTGGACAGATCACGGAACTGCTCACGACGGCGCCACGAAGCTTCAAGGTTTTTTGCGGCGACGACGGGTTGACCTTGCCGGTACTGGCGCTGGGTGGTGCCGGACTGATCTCAGTGGCTTCAAATGTGATTCCGAACGAGATGGCGGCAATGGTGCGAGCGGCCCTTGATGAGGACTACCGAAGCGCGCGGCGGATTAATCGGCAGTTCTTTCGGCTGATGCAGGCGCATTTCTGGGAGGCGAGTCCTGGGCCGGTGAAGGCAGTGCTGGCAATGATCGGCAAGGGTGAGGATGTTTTGCGGCTGCCCATGGTGCCGGTCACAGGGGAGACGCGGCGACGACTGGAACGCCTGATGGGTGAGCTTGGCCTGCTGGTCGGTCTCCCAAGTGCTGGTGAAGATCTGCGGATGTACTAG